From Salvia splendens isolate huo1 chromosome 3, SspV2, whole genome shotgun sequence, a single genomic window includes:
- the LOC121796811 gene encoding uncharacterized protein LOC121796811 → MNLQLKLIRTKKLLKVWNREVFGNIIQNLKDAEQAVLEAQILYDSDPTPAHRAEFSRVSAELIITAKMEEEFWRQKVAIRWAADGERNSKFFHGWVRQKRIKSRIHTVEFGGQALTEETEIRESAAAFFQQLLTSDVGDLVEPDLSLIHTLPDLVDQEALCAPPQEKEWDTVGRDVIAAVADFFSGAFMPRSLTATMIVLIPKKPNPITWVSGFIKCRLLSDNALLAQELIHDLGKELSSRGRLPNLALKLDMAKAYDRVQWPFLLKVLETMGFSIAWKVNNGKTHFFWRLSTWSLLALLRRLEAFKEG, encoded by the exons ATGAACCTCCAACTCAAGCTCATCAGGACCAAGAAGCTCCTAAAGGTTTGGAACAGAGAAGTTTTTGGCAACATCATCCAGAACCTAAAGGATGCAGAGCAGGCAGTGCTTGAGGCACAAATTTTATATGATAGTGACCCGACACCAGCACATAGAGCTGAATTcagtcgagtgtctgcagagcTCATCATCAcggcaaagatggaggaagaaTTTTGGAGGCAAaaggtggcaattagatgggcTGCTGACGGAgaaaggaactccaaattctttcATGGCTGGGTCAGACAGAAGAGAATTAAGTCGAGGATACACACGGTCGAGTTTGGGGGGCAGGCACTGACAGAGGAGACAGAGATCAGGGAGTCAGCGGCAGCCTTCTTTCAGCAGCTTCTGACATCGGACGTTGGGGACCTTGTAGAGCCTGACTTATCTCTCATCCATACACTTCCAGATTTAGTGGATCAGGAGGCCCTGTGTGCGCCACCGCAGGAGAAGGAG TGGGACACTGTGGGGAGGGATGTGATTGCAGCTGTGGCAGACTTTTTCAGTGGGGCGTTTATGCCCCGAAGCTTAACGGCTACCATGATAGTCCTCATTCCGAAGAAGCCTAACCCGATCACGTGGGTG AGTGGATTCATCAAGTGCCGCCTGCTTAGTGACAATGCTCTTCTGGCCCAAGAGTTGATACATGACCTGGGGAAGGAGCTTTCGAGTAGAGGGAGATTGCCCAATCTGGCACTCAAGCTGGATATGGCAAAGGCGTATGATAGAGTCCAGTGGCCGTTTTTGCTCAAGGTCTTAGAAACGATGGGATTCTCAATAGCCTGG AAGGTGAATAATGGGAAGACACATTTTTTTTGGCGACTGAGCACATGGAGTTTGCTAGCATTGTTGAGGAGGTTGGAGGCTTTCAAAGAGGGGTGA
- the LOC121796812 gene encoding uncharacterized protein LOC121796812, giving the protein MTSQFLVWNAQGVANARTKRHLRYLIREHKILFAAVIEPQRTPPAFGRNFQGLRFAGSNESGHIWILAHEDWIVEVVDDSRQALHVKISAAVFPFPIYITIVYGRHTRETRQALWEKLGDISLAMEGRSWLVGGDFNMFLTNEERQGSDTDRQRDMMDFADAIAECQLIDPGFDGPIFTWHRGALGEVGPHLDWRALDIGVCYDESDTFAEI; this is encoded by the coding sequence ATGACGAGCCAGTTCCTAGTGTGGAACGCTCAGGGTGTGGCGAATGCCCGCACTAAGAGACATCTGAGATATCTGATTCGAGAACACAAGATTTTGTTTGCGGCAGTGATTGAACCACAGAGGACGCCACCAGCTTTTGGGAGGAACTTTCAAGGCCTTCGGTTTGCGGGATCCAATGAAAGTGGTCATATTTGGATTCTTGCCCATGAGGATTGGATAGTGGAAGTGGTTGATGACTCGAGACAGGCCTTACACGTTAAGATCTCTGCCGCAGTCTTCCCTTTCCCGATCTACATCACCATAGTATATGGGCGACACACGAGAGAGACGAGACAGGCACTTTGGGAGAAGTTGGGAGACATCTCGCTGGCTATGGAGGGAAGGTCGTGGCTTGTGGGAGGGGATTTCAACATGTTCCTGACCAATGAAGAGAGACAGGGGAGTGACACGGACAGGCAAAGAGACATGATGGACTTTGCCGATGCTATTGCCGAGTGCCAGCTGATTGACCCAGGTTTCGATGGACCGATCTTCACGTGGCACAGGGGGGCTTTGGGAGAGGTTGGACCGCATCTTGATTGGAGAGCATTGGACATCGGTGTTTGCTATGACGAGAGTGACACATTTGCCGAGATTTAG